In Bdellovibrionota bacterium, a genomic segment contains:
- the bamA gene encoding outer membrane protein assembly factor BamA, translating into SIYITIVVKEGEPYTVGKVLLDGEFIKEKTELEKVISLKGQKLVDTSLIQKDVGELTTIYADEGYAYANVNILDRYDDEKKIVDITYVLQPGQKVWVEKIKFVGNTSTRDKILRREMQINEGGQYHQTKIRDSRLNIERLSLFEEVRLSTPRGSADDRVDIVVDLKEKPTGTFSIGAGFNTLESFQIIAQVQKRNLFGRGYDVSLDARLGGKTQAFNVRFRDEYFLDSKWGFEVNGFNISRVYTDFDLTSRGGTVGLDYPLYKKGLERIRFGVTYSLIDEDLTDIRTTVEQLFTSGLTSSVTTSLTRDTRNRVFEPTKGSYYRLSEEVAGGGLGGDNDFWKSEFDARWFFPLLDQKPVPLIGDSVFALRLNLGYVGVLSDGERVPLFERYFPGGILSIRGFQLRSLGPTIDVASSTDPGSFTTTEFHVGGNKELIFNAEYIFPIVRAANIKGVFFFDMGNAFDNGESIFTITGQRQSTGFGVRWFSPIGPLRFEWGFPLDRKEDESLVVFDFTIGSIF; encoded by the coding sequence AAGCATCTACATCACGATCGTTGTGAAAGAAGGCGAGCCGTACACCGTGGGAAAAGTCCTCCTGGACGGCGAATTCATCAAGGAAAAGACTGAACTGGAGAAGGTCATTTCACTGAAAGGGCAAAAGCTGGTGGATACGAGCCTGATTCAGAAAGACGTGGGCGAACTGACGACGATCTATGCGGACGAAGGTTACGCCTACGCCAACGTCAACATCCTGGATCGGTACGATGACGAAAAGAAAATCGTCGACATTACCTATGTTCTCCAGCCCGGACAGAAGGTGTGGGTGGAAAAGATCAAGTTTGTCGGGAACACGAGTACGCGGGACAAAATCCTCCGCCGTGAAATGCAGATTAACGAGGGAGGCCAATATCATCAGACGAAGATTCGTGATTCGCGTCTGAATATCGAACGGCTGTCGCTCTTCGAGGAGGTGCGATTGAGTACGCCGCGCGGGTCCGCGGACGATCGTGTGGACATCGTCGTGGATTTAAAAGAGAAGCCGACCGGCACCTTCTCGATCGGCGCCGGATTCAATACGTTGGAGTCGTTTCAGATCATCGCCCAGGTTCAAAAGCGGAATCTTTTCGGACGGGGGTACGATGTTTCCTTGGATGCGCGCCTCGGGGGAAAGACCCAAGCCTTCAATGTCCGATTTCGAGACGAGTACTTTCTCGACTCCAAGTGGGGCTTCGAAGTCAACGGATTCAACATCAGCCGCGTGTACACCGACTTTGATTTGACTTCACGCGGCGGCACGGTGGGCCTTGATTATCCGCTGTACAAGAAGGGGCTCGAACGAATCCGGTTCGGCGTTACGTACAGCCTGATCGACGAGGATTTGACCGATATCCGGACCACGGTGGAACAACTATTCACAAGCGGCCTGACTTCGAGTGTTACGACGTCTCTTACGCGGGACACGCGAAATCGCGTGTTTGAGCCGACGAAGGGATCGTATTACCGGCTGTCCGAGGAGGTTGCGGGCGGCGGGCTGGGAGGCGACAATGATTTCTGGAAGAGCGAATTCGACGCCCGCTGGTTTTTCCCGTTGCTCGACCAAAAACCGGTGCCTTTGATTGGAGATTCGGTCTTCGCTCTTCGGTTGAACCTCGGATACGTCGGAGTGCTCTCCGACGGCGAGCGCGTGCCCCTCTTCGAACGCTATTTCCCCGGCGGAATTTTATCCATCCGCGGCTTTCAGCTGCGGTCGCTGGGGCCCACGATCGATGTGGCAAGCTCGACCGACCCCGGTTCTTTCACAACGACCGAGTTTCACGTGGGAGGGAACAAAGAATTAATCTTCAACGCCGAATACATTTTCCCCATCGTTCGTGCGGCCAATATCAAAGGGGTGTTTTTCTTCGACATGGGGAATGCCTTTGACAACGGGGAGAGTATCTTTACGATCACCGGCCAACGGCAAAGCACCGGCTTTGGAGTTCGGTGGTTTTCGCCGATCGGCCCGCTCCGATTCGAATGGGGATTCCCGCTGGATCGGAAAGAGGACGAGAGTTTGGTCGTCTTCGACTTTACGATTGGTTCGATTTTTTAG